A DNA window from Drosophila biarmipes strain raj3 chromosome 2R, RU_DBia_V1.1, whole genome shotgun sequence contains the following coding sequences:
- the LOC108029543 gene encoding protein argonaute-2 isoform X4, with amino-acid sequence MSTERELAPGGPAQLHPHTLPLTFPDLQMTSAVGIIGKVYESQWTPSPTRPQSPSQAQTSFDTLTSPPAPGSSVNPTAVTSPSAQNVAAGGATVAGAAATAAQVASALGATTGTVTPAIATATPATQPDMPVFTCPRRPNLGREGRPIVLRANHFQVTMPRGYVHHYDINIQPDKCPRKVNREIIETMVHAYSKIFGVLKPVFDGRNNLYTRDPLPIGNERLELEVTLPGEGKDRIFRVTIKWQAQVSLFNLEEALEGRTRQIPYDAILALDVVMRHLPSMTYTPVGRSFFSSPDGYYHPLGGGREVWFGFHQSVRPSQWKMMLNIDVSATAFYKAQPVIDFMCEVLDIRDINEQRKPLTDSQRVKFTKEIKGLKIEITHCGQMRRKYRVCNVTRRPAQMQSFPLQLENGQTVECTVAKYFLDKYRMKLRYPHLPCLQVGQEHKHTYLPLEVCNIVAGQRCIKKLTDMQTSTMIKATARSAPDREREINNLVKRADFNNDSYVQEFGLTISNSMMEVRGRVLPPPKLQYGGRVSTGLTGQQLFPPQNKVSLASPNQGVWDMRGKQFFTGVEIRIWAIACFAPQRTVREDALRNFTQQLQKISNDAGMPIIGQPCFCKYATGPDQVEPMFRYLKITFPGLQLVVVVLPGKTPVYAEVKRVGDTVLGMATQCVQAKNVNKTSPQTLSNLCLKINVKLGGINSILVPSIRPKVFNEPVIFLGADVTHPPAGDNKKPSIAAVVGSMDAHPSRYAATVRVQQHRQEIIQELSSMVRELLIMFYKSTGGYKPHRIILYRDGVSEGQFPHVLQHELTAIREACIKLEPEYRPGITFIVVQKRHHTRLFCAEKKEQSGKSGNIPAGTTVDVGITHPTEFDFYLCSHQGIQGTSRPSHYHVLWDDNHFDSDELQCLTYQLCHTYVRCTRSVSIPAPAYYAHLVAFRAR; translated from the exons ATGTCCACGGAGCGTGAGCTGGCTCCCGGTGGGCCAGCTCAGCTCCACCCGCACACGCTGCCACTGACTTTTCCGGACCTGCAGATGACCTCCGCCGTGGGCATCATCGGGAAAGTGTACG aGTCACAGTGGACCCCCTCGCCCACTCGGCCTCAGAGTCCCTCTCAGGCGCAGACTAGCTTCGACACGCTCACAT CACCACCAGCGCCCGGTTCGTCGGTCAATCCCACCGCCGTCACCAGCCCAAGTGCCCAGAATGTGGCCGCTGGTGGAGCAACTGTGGCCGGTGCAGCTGCAACCGCCGCCCAGGTGGCCTCCGCCTTGGGCGCCACGACCGGCACCGTGACGCCAGCGATTGCCACCGCCACGCCAGCCACTCAACCGGATATGCCCGTTTTTACATGTCCACGTCGCCCGAATCTCGGACGAGAGGGTCGCCCGATTGTGCTGCGAGCCAATCACTTCCAGGTGACGATGCCGCGTGGCTATGTGCATCACTACGACATAAATATTCAGCCGGACAAGTGTCCGAGGAAGGTGAACCGTGAGATCATCGAGACCATGGTGCATGCCTACAGTAAAATTTTCGGCGTGCTTAAGCCTGTGTTCGATGGGCGTAATAATTTGTACACCCGCGATCCCCTGCCAATTGGCAACGAGCGTCTGGAACTGGAGGTAACTCTTCCCGGCGAGGGCAAGGATCGCATCTTTCGCGTTACGATAAAGTGGCAGGCTCAGGTCTCGCTCTTCAATCTGGAGGAGGCTCTCGAAGGCCGCACCCGGCAAATACCCTATGATGCCATTCTGGCTCTAGACGTGGTTATGCGCCATCTCCCTAGCATGACGTACACACCGGTGGGGCGCAGCTTTTTTAGCTCCCCAGATGGTTACTACCATCCTCTGGGAGGTGGACGCGAGGTTTGGTTCGGTTTCCATCAGAGCGTGAGGCCCTCACAGTGGAAAATGATGCTCAATATTGATG TCTCGGCCACCGCTTTCTATAAGGCTCAACCAGTCATTGATTTTATGTGCGAAGTGTTGGACATTCGCGATATCAACGAGCAGCGTAAGCCGCTAACCGACTCGCAGCGTGTTAAGTTTACTAAGGAGATTAAAGGTCTGAAGATCGAGATCACCCACTGCGGCCAGATGCGTCGCAAGTACCGCGTGTGCAACGTCACCCGCCGTCCCGCCCAAATGCAATC CTTCCCGCTGCAGCTGGAGAACGGACAGACAGTTGAGTGCACTGTGGCCAAGTACTTCTTGGACAAATACCGCATGAAACTGCGCTACCCGCATTTGCCCTGCCTGCAAGTGGGCCAGGAGCACAAGCACACATACCTTCCTCTTGAAGTGTGCAACATTGTGGCTGGACAACGGTGCATAAAGAAGCTTACCGACATGCAGACCTCGACCATGATCAAGGCCACCGCCCGTTCCGCTCCGGATCGCGAGCGAGAGATCAACAATTTGGTGAAACGCGCCGACTTCAACAACGATTCATACGTTCAGGAGTTCGGCCTGACCATTTCCAATTCCATGATGGAAGTGCGGGGACGCGTTTTGCCGCCTCCCAAGCTTCAGTACGGGGGACGAGTGTCCACCGGACTTACCGGTCAGCAGCTGTTTCCGCCGCAGAACAAGGTTAGCTTGGCCTCGCCCAACCAGGGCGTATGGGATATGCGTGGCAAGCAGTTCTTCACTGGCGTGGAGATCCGTATCTGGGCTATCGCCTGTTTTGCCCCACAGCGAACTGTTCGCGAGGATGCACTGCGTAACTTCACTCAGCAGCTGCAGAAGATCTCAAACGATGCCGGGATGCCGATCATTGGCCAACCGTGTTTCTGCAAGTATGCCACAGGGCCGGATCAGGTGGAGCCAATGTTCCGCTACCTGAAGATCACATTTCCGGGACTGCAGCTAGTCGTGGTGGTCTTGCCGGGCAAGACTCCGGTATACGCCGAAGTTAAGCGCGTGGGCGACACAGTACTCGGTATGGCCACTCAGTGTGTGCAGGCCAAGAATGTAAACAAGACATCGCCACAGACGTTGTCAAACCTGTGTCTTAAGATCAACGTCAAGTTGGGTGGCATTAATTCGATCTTGGTGCCGTCCATCCGGCCAAAGGTCTTTAACGAGCCGGTTATATTTTTGGGTGCTGATGTGACCCACCCACCAGCTGGCGACAACAAGAAACCATCGATTGCCGCAGTTGTGGGATCGATGGATGCCCATCCATCGCGCTACGCAGCCACCGTTCGAGTGCAGCAGCATCGCCAGGAGATTATCCAGGAGCTCAGCAGTATGGTGCGTGAGCTGCTGATCATGTTCTACAAGTCGACGGGCGGCTACAAGCCCCACCGCATCATACTATACCGGGACGGTGTATCCGAGGGCCAGTTCCCGCATGTTCTGCAGCACGAGTTGACCGCCATCCGGGAGGCCTGCATTAAGCTAGAGCCAGAGTACCGGCCGGGCATCACGTTCATCGTGGTCCAGAAGCGCCATCACACGCGTCTTTTCTGCGCCGAGAAGAAGGAGCAGAGCGGTAAATCGGGTAATATTCCCGCAGGCACCACTGTTGATGTGGGCATCACACATCCCACCGAATTCGATTTCTATCTGTGCAGCCATCAGGGCATCCAAGGCACCAGCCGCCCTTCGCATTACCACGTTCTGTGGGACGACAATCACTTTGATTCGGACGAGCTGCAGTGCCTCACGTACCAGCTCTGCCACACATACGTGCGGTGCACTCGTTCCGTCAGTATACCGGCGCCGGCCTACTACGCCCATCTTGTGGCATTCCGTGCTAGGTAA
- the LOC108029543 gene encoding protein argonaute-2 isoform X1, translating to MSTERELAPGGPAQLHPHTLPLTFPDLQMTSAVGIIGKVYESQWTPSPTRPQSPSQAQTSFDTLTSPPAPGSSVNPTAVTSPSAQNVAAGGATVAGAAATAAQVASALGATTGTVTPAIATATPATQPDMPVFTCPRRPNLGREGRPIVLRANHFQVTMPRGYVHHYDINIQPDKCPRKVNREIIETMVHAYSKIFGVLKPVFDGRNNLYTRDPLPIGNERLELEVTLPGEGKDRIFRVTIKWQAQVSLFNLEEALEGRTRQIPYDAILALDVVMRHLPSMTYTPVGRSFFSSPDGYYHPLGGGREVWFGFHQSVRPSQWKMMLNIDVSATAFYKAQPVIDFMCEVLDIRDINEQRKPLTDSQRVKFTKEIKGLKIEITHCGQMRRKYRVCNVTRRPAQMQSFPLQLENGQTVECTVAKYFLDKYRMKLRYPHLPCLQVGQEHKHTYLPLEVCNIVAGQRCIKKLTDMQTSTMIKATARSAPDREREINNLVKRADFNNDSYVQEFGLTISNSMMEVRGRVLPPPKLQYGGRVSTGLTGQQLFPPQNKVSLASPNQGVWDMRGKQFFTGVEIRIWAIACFAPQRTVREDALRNFTQQLQKISNDAGMPIIGQPCFCKYATGPDQVEPMFRYLKITFPGLQLVVVVLPGKTPVYAEVKRVGDTVLGMATQCVQAKNVNKTSPQTLSNLCLKINVKLGGINSILVPSIRPKVFNEPVIFLGADVTHPPAGDNKKPSIAAVVGSMDAHPSRYAATVRVQQHRQEIIQELSSMVRELLIMFYKSTGGYKPHRIILYRDGVSEGQFPHVLQHELTAIREACIKLEPEYRPGITFIVVQKRHHTRLFCAEKKEQSGKSGNIPAGTTVDVGITHPTEFDFYLCSHQGIQGTSRPSHYHVLWDDNHFDSDELQCLTYQLCHTYVRCTRSVSIPAPAYYAHLVAFRARYHLVEKEHDSGEGSHQSGCSEDRTPGAMARAITVHADTKKVMYFA from the exons ATGTCCACGGAGCGTGAGCTGGCTCCCGGTGGGCCAGCTCAGCTCCACCCGCACACGCTGCCACTGACTTTTCCGGACCTGCAGATGACCTCCGCCGTGGGCATCATCGGGAAAGTGTACG aGTCACAGTGGACCCCCTCGCCCACTCGGCCTCAGAGTCCCTCTCAGGCGCAGACTAGCTTCGACACGCTCACAT CACCACCAGCGCCCGGTTCGTCGGTCAATCCCACCGCCGTCACCAGCCCAAGTGCCCAGAATGTGGCCGCTGGTGGAGCAACTGTGGCCGGTGCAGCTGCAACCGCCGCCCAGGTGGCCTCCGCCTTGGGCGCCACGACCGGCACCGTGACGCCAGCGATTGCCACCGCCACGCCAGCCACTCAACCGGATATGCCCGTTTTTACATGTCCACGTCGCCCGAATCTCGGACGAGAGGGTCGCCCGATTGTGCTGCGAGCCAATCACTTCCAGGTGACGATGCCGCGTGGCTATGTGCATCACTACGACATAAATATTCAGCCGGACAAGTGTCCGAGGAAGGTGAACCGTGAGATCATCGAGACCATGGTGCATGCCTACAGTAAAATTTTCGGCGTGCTTAAGCCTGTGTTCGATGGGCGTAATAATTTGTACACCCGCGATCCCCTGCCAATTGGCAACGAGCGTCTGGAACTGGAGGTAACTCTTCCCGGCGAGGGCAAGGATCGCATCTTTCGCGTTACGATAAAGTGGCAGGCTCAGGTCTCGCTCTTCAATCTGGAGGAGGCTCTCGAAGGCCGCACCCGGCAAATACCCTATGATGCCATTCTGGCTCTAGACGTGGTTATGCGCCATCTCCCTAGCATGACGTACACACCGGTGGGGCGCAGCTTTTTTAGCTCCCCAGATGGTTACTACCATCCTCTGGGAGGTGGACGCGAGGTTTGGTTCGGTTTCCATCAGAGCGTGAGGCCCTCACAGTGGAAAATGATGCTCAATATTGATG TCTCGGCCACCGCTTTCTATAAGGCTCAACCAGTCATTGATTTTATGTGCGAAGTGTTGGACATTCGCGATATCAACGAGCAGCGTAAGCCGCTAACCGACTCGCAGCGTGTTAAGTTTACTAAGGAGATTAAAGGTCTGAAGATCGAGATCACCCACTGCGGCCAGATGCGTCGCAAGTACCGCGTGTGCAACGTCACCCGCCGTCCCGCCCAAATGCAATC CTTCCCGCTGCAGCTGGAGAACGGACAGACAGTTGAGTGCACTGTGGCCAAGTACTTCTTGGACAAATACCGCATGAAACTGCGCTACCCGCATTTGCCCTGCCTGCAAGTGGGCCAGGAGCACAAGCACACATACCTTCCTCTTGAAGTGTGCAACATTGTGGCTGGACAACGGTGCATAAAGAAGCTTACCGACATGCAGACCTCGACCATGATCAAGGCCACCGCCCGTTCCGCTCCGGATCGCGAGCGAGAGATCAACAATTTGGTGAAACGCGCCGACTTCAACAACGATTCATACGTTCAGGAGTTCGGCCTGACCATTTCCAATTCCATGATGGAAGTGCGGGGACGCGTTTTGCCGCCTCCCAAGCTTCAGTACGGGGGACGAGTGTCCACCGGACTTACCGGTCAGCAGCTGTTTCCGCCGCAGAACAAGGTTAGCTTGGCCTCGCCCAACCAGGGCGTATGGGATATGCGTGGCAAGCAGTTCTTCACTGGCGTGGAGATCCGTATCTGGGCTATCGCCTGTTTTGCCCCACAGCGAACTGTTCGCGAGGATGCACTGCGTAACTTCACTCAGCAGCTGCAGAAGATCTCAAACGATGCCGGGATGCCGATCATTGGCCAACCGTGTTTCTGCAAGTATGCCACAGGGCCGGATCAGGTGGAGCCAATGTTCCGCTACCTGAAGATCACATTTCCGGGACTGCAGCTAGTCGTGGTGGTCTTGCCGGGCAAGACTCCGGTATACGCCGAAGTTAAGCGCGTGGGCGACACAGTACTCGGTATGGCCACTCAGTGTGTGCAGGCCAAGAATGTAAACAAGACATCGCCACAGACGTTGTCAAACCTGTGTCTTAAGATCAACGTCAAGTTGGGTGGCATTAATTCGATCTTGGTGCCGTCCATCCGGCCAAAGGTCTTTAACGAGCCGGTTATATTTTTGGGTGCTGATGTGACCCACCCACCAGCTGGCGACAACAAGAAACCATCGATTGCCGCAGTTGTGGGATCGATGGATGCCCATCCATCGCGCTACGCAGCCACCGTTCGAGTGCAGCAGCATCGCCAGGAGATTATCCAGGAGCTCAGCAGTATGGTGCGTGAGCTGCTGATCATGTTCTACAAGTCGACGGGCGGCTACAAGCCCCACCGCATCATACTATACCGGGACGGTGTATCCGAGGGCCAGTTCCCGCATGTTCTGCAGCACGAGTTGACCGCCATCCGGGAGGCCTGCATTAAGCTAGAGCCAGAGTACCGGCCGGGCATCACGTTCATCGTGGTCCAGAAGCGCCATCACACGCGTCTTTTCTGCGCCGAGAAGAAGGAGCAGAGCGGTAAATCGGGTAATATTCCCGCAGGCACCACTGTTGATGTGGGCATCACACATCCCACCGAATTCGATTTCTATCTGTGCAGCCATCAGGGCATCCAAGGCACCAGCCGCCCTTCGCATTACCACGTTCTGTGGGACGACAATCACTTTGATTCGGACGAGCTGCAGTGCCTCACGTACCAGCTCTGCCACACATACGTGCGGTGCACTCGTTCCGTCAGTATACCGGCGCCGGCCTACTACGCCCATCTTGTGGCATTCCGTGCTAG GTACCATCTGGTGGAGAAGGAGCACGATTCGGGCGAGGGTTCGCATCAGAGCGGCTGTTCGGAGGATCGCACTCCGGGCGCCATGGCGAGGGCCATCACTGTACATGCGGACACCAAGAAGGTCATGTACTTTGCCTAA
- the LOC108029543 gene encoding protein argonaute-2 isoform X2 — MSTERELAPGGPAQLHPHTLPLTFPDLQMTSAVGIIGKVYAPPAPGSSVNPTAVTSPSAQNVAAGGATVAGAAATAAQVASALGATTGTVTPAIATATPATQPDMPVFTCPRRPNLGREGRPIVLRANHFQVTMPRGYVHHYDINIQPDKCPRKVNREIIETMVHAYSKIFGVLKPVFDGRNNLYTRDPLPIGNERLELEVTLPGEGKDRIFRVTIKWQAQVSLFNLEEALEGRTRQIPYDAILALDVVMRHLPSMTYTPVGRSFFSSPDGYYHPLGGGREVWFGFHQSVRPSQWKMMLNIDVSATAFYKAQPVIDFMCEVLDIRDINEQRKPLTDSQRVKFTKEIKGLKIEITHCGQMRRKYRVCNVTRRPAQMQSFPLQLENGQTVECTVAKYFLDKYRMKLRYPHLPCLQVGQEHKHTYLPLEVCNIVAGQRCIKKLTDMQTSTMIKATARSAPDREREINNLVKRADFNNDSYVQEFGLTISNSMMEVRGRVLPPPKLQYGGRVSTGLTGQQLFPPQNKVSLASPNQGVWDMRGKQFFTGVEIRIWAIACFAPQRTVREDALRNFTQQLQKISNDAGMPIIGQPCFCKYATGPDQVEPMFRYLKITFPGLQLVVVVLPGKTPVYAEVKRVGDTVLGMATQCVQAKNVNKTSPQTLSNLCLKINVKLGGINSILVPSIRPKVFNEPVIFLGADVTHPPAGDNKKPSIAAVVGSMDAHPSRYAATVRVQQHRQEIIQELSSMVRELLIMFYKSTGGYKPHRIILYRDGVSEGQFPHVLQHELTAIREACIKLEPEYRPGITFIVVQKRHHTRLFCAEKKEQSGKSGNIPAGTTVDVGITHPTEFDFYLCSHQGIQGTSRPSHYHVLWDDNHFDSDELQCLTYQLCHTYVRCTRSVSIPAPAYYAHLVAFRARYHLVEKEHDSGEGSHQSGCSEDRTPGAMARAITVHADTKKVMYFA, encoded by the exons ATGTCCACGGAGCGTGAGCTGGCTCCCGGTGGGCCAGCTCAGCTCCACCCGCACACGCTGCCACTGACTTTTCCGGACCTGCAGATGACCTCCGCCGTGGGCATCATCGGGAAAGTGTACG CACCACCAGCGCCCGGTTCGTCGGTCAATCCCACCGCCGTCACCAGCCCAAGTGCCCAGAATGTGGCCGCTGGTGGAGCAACTGTGGCCGGTGCAGCTGCAACCGCCGCCCAGGTGGCCTCCGCCTTGGGCGCCACGACCGGCACCGTGACGCCAGCGATTGCCACCGCCACGCCAGCCACTCAACCGGATATGCCCGTTTTTACATGTCCACGTCGCCCGAATCTCGGACGAGAGGGTCGCCCGATTGTGCTGCGAGCCAATCACTTCCAGGTGACGATGCCGCGTGGCTATGTGCATCACTACGACATAAATATTCAGCCGGACAAGTGTCCGAGGAAGGTGAACCGTGAGATCATCGAGACCATGGTGCATGCCTACAGTAAAATTTTCGGCGTGCTTAAGCCTGTGTTCGATGGGCGTAATAATTTGTACACCCGCGATCCCCTGCCAATTGGCAACGAGCGTCTGGAACTGGAGGTAACTCTTCCCGGCGAGGGCAAGGATCGCATCTTTCGCGTTACGATAAAGTGGCAGGCTCAGGTCTCGCTCTTCAATCTGGAGGAGGCTCTCGAAGGCCGCACCCGGCAAATACCCTATGATGCCATTCTGGCTCTAGACGTGGTTATGCGCCATCTCCCTAGCATGACGTACACACCGGTGGGGCGCAGCTTTTTTAGCTCCCCAGATGGTTACTACCATCCTCTGGGAGGTGGACGCGAGGTTTGGTTCGGTTTCCATCAGAGCGTGAGGCCCTCACAGTGGAAAATGATGCTCAATATTGATG TCTCGGCCACCGCTTTCTATAAGGCTCAACCAGTCATTGATTTTATGTGCGAAGTGTTGGACATTCGCGATATCAACGAGCAGCGTAAGCCGCTAACCGACTCGCAGCGTGTTAAGTTTACTAAGGAGATTAAAGGTCTGAAGATCGAGATCACCCACTGCGGCCAGATGCGTCGCAAGTACCGCGTGTGCAACGTCACCCGCCGTCCCGCCCAAATGCAATC CTTCCCGCTGCAGCTGGAGAACGGACAGACAGTTGAGTGCACTGTGGCCAAGTACTTCTTGGACAAATACCGCATGAAACTGCGCTACCCGCATTTGCCCTGCCTGCAAGTGGGCCAGGAGCACAAGCACACATACCTTCCTCTTGAAGTGTGCAACATTGTGGCTGGACAACGGTGCATAAAGAAGCTTACCGACATGCAGACCTCGACCATGATCAAGGCCACCGCCCGTTCCGCTCCGGATCGCGAGCGAGAGATCAACAATTTGGTGAAACGCGCCGACTTCAACAACGATTCATACGTTCAGGAGTTCGGCCTGACCATTTCCAATTCCATGATGGAAGTGCGGGGACGCGTTTTGCCGCCTCCCAAGCTTCAGTACGGGGGACGAGTGTCCACCGGACTTACCGGTCAGCAGCTGTTTCCGCCGCAGAACAAGGTTAGCTTGGCCTCGCCCAACCAGGGCGTATGGGATATGCGTGGCAAGCAGTTCTTCACTGGCGTGGAGATCCGTATCTGGGCTATCGCCTGTTTTGCCCCACAGCGAACTGTTCGCGAGGATGCACTGCGTAACTTCACTCAGCAGCTGCAGAAGATCTCAAACGATGCCGGGATGCCGATCATTGGCCAACCGTGTTTCTGCAAGTATGCCACAGGGCCGGATCAGGTGGAGCCAATGTTCCGCTACCTGAAGATCACATTTCCGGGACTGCAGCTAGTCGTGGTGGTCTTGCCGGGCAAGACTCCGGTATACGCCGAAGTTAAGCGCGTGGGCGACACAGTACTCGGTATGGCCACTCAGTGTGTGCAGGCCAAGAATGTAAACAAGACATCGCCACAGACGTTGTCAAACCTGTGTCTTAAGATCAACGTCAAGTTGGGTGGCATTAATTCGATCTTGGTGCCGTCCATCCGGCCAAAGGTCTTTAACGAGCCGGTTATATTTTTGGGTGCTGATGTGACCCACCCACCAGCTGGCGACAACAAGAAACCATCGATTGCCGCAGTTGTGGGATCGATGGATGCCCATCCATCGCGCTACGCAGCCACCGTTCGAGTGCAGCAGCATCGCCAGGAGATTATCCAGGAGCTCAGCAGTATGGTGCGTGAGCTGCTGATCATGTTCTACAAGTCGACGGGCGGCTACAAGCCCCACCGCATCATACTATACCGGGACGGTGTATCCGAGGGCCAGTTCCCGCATGTTCTGCAGCACGAGTTGACCGCCATCCGGGAGGCCTGCATTAAGCTAGAGCCAGAGTACCGGCCGGGCATCACGTTCATCGTGGTCCAGAAGCGCCATCACACGCGTCTTTTCTGCGCCGAGAAGAAGGAGCAGAGCGGTAAATCGGGTAATATTCCCGCAGGCACCACTGTTGATGTGGGCATCACACATCCCACCGAATTCGATTTCTATCTGTGCAGCCATCAGGGCATCCAAGGCACCAGCCGCCCTTCGCATTACCACGTTCTGTGGGACGACAATCACTTTGATTCGGACGAGCTGCAGTGCCTCACGTACCAGCTCTGCCACACATACGTGCGGTGCACTCGTTCCGTCAGTATACCGGCGCCGGCCTACTACGCCCATCTTGTGGCATTCCGTGCTAG GTACCATCTGGTGGAGAAGGAGCACGATTCGGGCGAGGGTTCGCATCAGAGCGGCTGTTCGGAGGATCGCACTCCGGGCGCCATGGCGAGGGCCATCACTGTACATGCGGACACCAAGAAGGTCATGTACTTTGCCTAA